Genomic segment of Drosophila biarmipes strain raj3 chromosome 2L, RU_DBia_V1.1, whole genome shotgun sequence:
CATCAAAATGGGCCGATCACAACTGCTTTGTTGTAGCAACTGCTCGACGGAAGGTTGTGTGGATGCGTCTGGGGAAATTCCCAGAAGATCACTGCTCACCTTGCGCAGTTGGAGGAGCATCAAGTCGGGTCGGAAAATCTGAGCAATAAGCACTCTCTGGAAGCTGGATCCCAAGGCAGCTGTAAGTACAAAGATAAAATTGCTTGagggaatttaaaaaaactaaaatagtCTCTTCCACTTACGCAGCACATCATCTGCTTGAGCCTCGATGAATCCTCGCCAGATATAATCCTTCTCCAATTGAAGTTTGATTCGCAAATCCGGGAACAACTGCAGCAACATGGCCAACTTCAATTGCGCCTCCTTGGCCATGCAATCGGGCAGCTTTCCCAGCTGATTTAAGAGCATACTGCCATCCGAACTGCCCATGAAGTTGTTCACAAACAACTCCCACTCTTTGGCGTTTAATCTATCGGGATACGCCTGGTGGCAAACCCACAGCGATAAGGATAGCTGACTGTCTTTGGAAGTGGCTCTAGCTAAGTTCATGTAGACAGATCTTACTAGTAACTCAAAGACCTTAGCCTCGTCTCGATGATTTTTGGATAGAGCACCCAAAAAGAGTTCTATGTAAACCAGGGCGGAAAGTTCATACCCCTGTGTGAGGCCTGCATAAAAGACTGACGCCTTGGAGCACAGTTCTCTCAAGGAACCGAATTTGGCGAGAAGGGTGTCCCTGATTTGCCCACTTTGCTTAAGGGCCTCTTCAATTTGGGCGCTGCTTTGTTTGACCTCATTCAAACTGGCCAAAAGTTGCTCATTTCGCAGGATATCTCCCTCTGATTTTGATAGTTGTTCAAGGAGCTTATCTTGCATATCCATTCGCTGCTTCAGAAGATCTCCCTCTTTTTGGAGCAATTCTATCCTCTGCTGCTCCAACTCTGGATTTTTCAGCACAATCGCTTTGGACATCAGCTGATCGGCCAAGCCAGCCGCAGTGACCGTGAATTTAAGAAGGTTAACTTGACTTCTCTGCTCCTCAGGTAAATCCGAACGATGGGATTTACTTATCAGCACCAACTGGAAACTCTCGTGAAGATCCACCAACTTTGAGCCAATGGCTAGTTGTCGCTTGTTGAATCTCACAAATATGTGGCCCTGGAGGAGTTGAAGGATAGGAGGACGTAGTTGCTCGCAATCGGTGACCAGAAGTGTCTTTCCAAATCGAACAGCTAGCTCTAACTGATAGGATAGTCTCTCGTTTCCGTGGGTGGTCAACTCGCAGGCTCTTCCGCTTCCCTTAAGATGAGCCATTAGCCAATTGGCTGCCGTTTGCGTGGGATCCAAGAGCAGGGGAATAGGACAGGCTCCATAGGGAAGAGATAGCATCTCCCTGAGAAGAGCAGCACTCTCGATGATCTGGGCATCTCGGGCCAAGCCCTGACTCTCCCAAATAATTTGCTGCTGTTCCGTGAGCAGTGATCCACGGAGATCGAAGTTGGAGGGCAGATGAAAGTCCGCCGCAAGACGTTTGATTGAGGAGCTGTGGGTTATATAGGTTATAAAATGCAGAGGAAATTTTCCTATAAACTCACCTCCTTTGCTCTAGACCCAGACCTGCATAGTAATTCACAGCTATGGCTATCAATAGAGTCTTTCCATCCAGCGTTTTGTGGGCCCTCTTAAGCTCGGCTAGCTGCTCACTCCAGGTAGCATATTCAGCACTTAGTTTTCCCACCAGAAGCTCTGCTGCCTGCAAGGTTCCACTGGCTTCCTGGAGTTTAAGCTCCAGCACTGCTGCCTCTTGTGTGTAGGTCTGCAACTTGGCAGAAAGCTGTTTTACTCTTTTGTCCACATCGTCCAATCCACTTGCCAATTCCTGCATTTCGTCCTCGGCTGCGTTGAGATTCCTCTGCAATTCGTTCTGCTCCCTTTCGAGGGGCTTGATGCTCTGGATGACCCGGGAATATCGGACACTGGCCTGCACCCAAGCTGCCAAaggagcagctgctgccgAAGCACGTTTTGCGTTCTTCGACTCGTAGGAATCACCCTTGGCCAGGAGTAGTCTTTCCACAGCCTCGCAATTCTCCGGACTGATTCGAGCTGGATCCAAAGACCTTATGTCCTCCTTAACACCCCTCTTGGCCAGAAATGTTTTCATGCTGTTCCAGGAGGTATCTCTTATGCCCATTAATCGCAGTACGCCTTCCAAAATATCTCGTACAGCTTCTGGAGGCGCCCGCAGTGATCTGATTTCGGATAAAGCCTCCGATTTGATTTGACCCACTGCATTGCTAGCTTCCGCCAAAATTGGTTCCACTTCTGCCAATTCCTGCTGGATTTCCCTTTGTCGAACCTTCAGCTGTTCACTGCTCTTCTGCGTTTGTTGCTTCAGCTCCAACATGCTAGACTTCTGTTCATTGGCATTTCTCATCGTGGATGAAATCATCTCCAGAGCTTCGTTTGCCAGTTGTCGCTTCTCACCCAAAGCCTGTTCCTGCGCTGCTGCATTGGACTTCAGAGTGTCTACCAAAGCGTGAGCAGAGGCCAGTTTATCCACTCCCATTTGCAATTTACCCAATCTCTGATCGATTTCATTGGCCGCATTGCTGTACATGTGGAAATAGCTACGGATGAGTTGGTAATATCGCTGGGGTGCCACTTCTGGGGGCAGTTCATCTGCTATGTCCGCAAAGTGACTGCAAGCGGGCAccttgccacgcccacttcctCCGCCTGCGACTGAGTCATTGAGCAACTCTATATATTGCTTGGGCAGAAGGGCAAGGGACTCCCTGGCTTCACCTCTCACATACAGTAACTCCATTTGACGATGCAGGGCGGGAAAGTTGTTGAAGTATTCCTGTACTTTGGTACTGCTGGGATCCAGGACCAGTATGATGTGGAGATTCTCACGGGCTCCTTATATTAAATCACGTAAGGTTGGAAATACTCCACAAAATTAACTACTCACGCTTCATAAAGTATGTTCCCAGAGATTCCTGGTATCCTTCGAGCTGTGCCGCCTGCTTGAGACTGCTGGCCACCGTTTCCAGATCTTCACCGAAAAGCTCTAGGATCTCGCTACCCTCGAGCAGGGCTTCAATGGGCTTCAAAATGTCCGGCACATAACTCACCCAGCAATGCTCAATGAGTAGGTAGCTGGTCTGCTGCTCCAGGGCAGCTGTCTGCATGGCCACTTTGAGGTCGTTGTAGAACTCTGAAACATCGTAGGAGGATCCACCTTGCAGAGTTAGCACCTTGGCCTCCTGCAAAGTGGCTGCCGCATATATGGCATCCAGATGGCGTCCCCCAGATTGTCCCAAAATAAGCATGTGGGCATCGGTTCGTGATAGAACTCTGGTTATTCTAGCGGTGTGGTTTAAAAGTTCCTCTGTAACGGGTGCTGTGATGCTGTAGCTTTCGGTATCTTAAAGAAGTTAGGATTGTACATCgatgtatttttatttgatttactaCCATTTCCTTAAATAACTTTGAGGGCTATGAAAAGTGTTAGTTATCCCTCCGAAATCTGTTATTCTCTGCAAAATCGTAGCTTTCTCGTCAGATATCATTGAAGTTAATGAGGAATTAGTCGCTCTTCAGCTACCGCTATTACCCTAAACTATCCAAATACTTTTGAAATTTATCTGAAGATTAATTCGATGATTCTGTGCACTTTCAGTGGATGACCCCCGAGGAGGAGGCGCGGCAAAAGTTCATCATGCGGGAGCGGGATCGCGAGCGGAAGCGGATAAAGCGCATGAATCCGGAGTACCGGCAGATGGAACGCGAACGGGATCGGTTTCGCAAGCTGACGCCCAGGCCCAGTGTAGTTATCCCCGATTTCCCCAAACTCATATCCATCTCACTCACTTGTCTTGAAACTGCGGAATCACCACCGGGCAACTACAACTGATGCGTGAGCAAAACTGTGACTTTAAATCTATAGACTGAGTTAGGGAAAGGttgctttcaaaaatttttgtaaagtgTGTAGATAAGTATTTTTGGCAACTTGGGTCTTTGGATTTGTAAGagacaataataatttagcaGTTTTCTACTGTGGAGTTTGGGATTTTCTGTTTGTAGTAATAACTATATTCTGACCTTAAATTGTTCTAACTTATTTCGGTACTTACTGCAAATCGTCACCTGACGCTGAACTTCCTCCAGCCATTCGTCATGGGTTAGGCAATGCAATTGACCCCGAGACTTTGGTGATTTCGGCACGAAAAAtactttcttgaagtgtagaGTTCGTTAGCGAAGTTTTCATTAAACAAATCTGAAAGTGGACCTACTTCCTTTCCGTAGTATTTGCGCATCGTTTGCTTGAGTATCGCCTCGAATTGCTGGACATGCTCTTCGCTAATCAATCTGTCACGGAACATGCCCAGTAGCTCGCAGTAGATAGCCTGTAAGGGAGCAAATCTGATTAGTCATAaactgagaaaaaatatttgaaatgaaGCCAGTGTTGAATAGAAGAAATTCTGAATACCCCTTTTCcgatatataattttaaattataagcgatcttatttatatatatataggtgcttttgaataatttgtttatttaatctggctaattatttttattgttagttgtttatttaaacatttcagTTTAAAACGTGTTTTCTCTCACTACAATCCATACCTCATTGAAATCACTGGCGGGATAAAAGACGAGCGCGTCCAGCAGCTTCATAATGCATTTTGGGCTGAACTGGTAGTGCCCCTGCCTGCCTCCAACGGTGGTGAAAGTCGCCTGCAGCTAAAATAGGGTAAAGTCAATTAGCAGGTGCTGCGATGATGAATCCCTGGACGGAAGGCGAGGGTTGGGATACTAACCTTCTCGAAGCACTCCATCAGGCTCTCGCTGACGTGCTGCAAATTGACCCCCGACCCTCCCCGATTCGCCAAACCCCTGAAGTGCTCTTCCAAAAGAGGTTCCAATCGCCGCTGGATGATTTCCAGCATATCCTGTCTCGTGGGTCGTGAAACCCGCACAAACTGATTGATAGCAAAGAAGCGCGGCGAGATTTTCCCGGTGTTTCCGCTAATGGAGGCGCAAATTTGCAACCCGCTCACCCCAATCCATTCGAGATTCTCGGCGTAAAAGCCAGCTCGTTGGGCCAGTTGGAGCAGCAGTTCCACGACTTCGCAAGCTCCCCAGCAATCCTGCTGGCAGAGGTCCAAGTTCTTCATGAACAGCACTAGTCTCGCTTGCTTTGGTCGGTACTCTCTGCCCTTGATTCCACTCACTGTGACGCAGTGCGTCTTTAAAGTGTGCAAAACGTAGCTGGGCGTAAGTTGGGTGGAACAATTAATGGTAGCCAACTGGTAGCCAGAATTTTCTAGTACTGCTCTTTGGAGTAGCAAGGTTTTACCGGAACCACTCGGACCTATTAGCATAAAGGGCGGGATACGGTTACCCTGAGTTTTCAGCAGTGTTTCCAGTATGTCCAAGTACGTCTTCATGTAGGAGGTAATTATTAACTGAGATCCTTTCTCTGGTAACTCCACCGCATCCACTGAATATTGCTCCAGGGAATTTTTGCGGCTGTCATAATAGGTCAGTTCAGCATAGTTGGGATTGGCCATGTAGAGATTAGCGCGTTTCAGGACCAGTTGGGCGAACTCCCGCTGCTTGTCGCTGGGTATGAATCCAAAAAGAGCTCGAAGGGTGGCTGCCCCATATTCCTCCAGAAATTGTGAACCATGCAGTTGTAACAGCAGGGATCGAACGAGGTGGACGCGATTTATACCGGGTAGTTGACTGCTCAAATATATAGAGTGTAGCTCGAGTTTTATTGGAAATCAGATGGCAATTTACCTTAATAAATGTTGACTTTCCACCCAATCCACTGCGTATTGGAAGTTACCATCCATGTAATTCTGCAAAAGGTCGCCATAGGGTTCCTTGGACAGCTCATGCTTGAGTATCTCCTGAGCAGGATAGTAGTCGTAGCTTAGAAGCatacaaaattaatatttacgATTGGGCTAAACGCATTATGGAAGCCTACCTCATGTTGACTATACCCATTCTGGAAATGGTCGCTGGTGAAGCATGACTGACATCGTCTGTTTCGAATATAAAGTTGACATTGTTCCCGAATTCAATCCTCCAGCCCGAAGGCAAAGTTAAGAGCCTGCAAGGGAACGCATTTTTAGGATAAGAACAATTTGTGGATGGGATGCCCTGGTTTCAAGACAAGCTTGGAGGAGAGCACACTACCGCATAAGACCACGTTTAGCCACACAAGAACACTGCCCGAGATTCAGACTCAGATCGAGACACGACCCCTTCTGCTGACTGCCGTTTGCCAACCAACCACTCTCTCTGTAATTTCAGCTGATGACCCCCGAGGAGGAGGCGCGCCACAAGTTCATCATGCGAGAGCGGGATCGCGAGAGGAAGCGGATCAAGCGCCTCAATCCCGAGTACCGGCGAATGGAACGCGAGCGCGATCGATTCCGCAAGAAGGCACGACGTGCTAACGTAGCATTTTTCCAATATCCTATATTATCTATAATATCATTATCCCACACTCGAACCATCGCACACTCGAATCACACGACACCCACACATTCACATGGCTTGAGATTAGGGGGTAGGGGCTTAGAAGATCCCGGGACCGTTGACACTTCTTGAACCCTCCGAACCAGACAAACTCCCACAGTTTCTGTGGCCCGAATCACTGTGCTTTAATATGTTTTCccaacgttttttttttcatctcCGATTGCAGTTGACCCCCGAGGAGGAGCTGCGACTGAAGATGATCCAAAGGGAGCGGGATCGAGAGAGGAAACGGATCAAGCGAATGAACCCGGAGTACAGGAGGCTGGAGCAGGAACGTGATAGGGATAGGAAGAAGGCGCGAAGAGCCAACGAGGCCTTCAGGCAGCTGGAGAAGCTGAGGGATAAGATCCGAAAGGACCGCAAGAAGGGCTTACTGGTTACGGACCCCACGCAGTTGCCGCCGGAGTTCGCAGCCATGATACCGCCAGTGCCTGTGGTGAAACCCGAGGTGGGTGTGCCACCAGCCCCGCCCCAAAGCCAGCAGCAGACGACGCCACtgctgcagcaacagcagccgttgcagcaacatcagcaggtgccacagcagcagcatcagcaacctCCGCCCACGCATctgcaggagcagcagttgaGTCACCAGCTGGCGCACCAACGAAACCGAATGATGTCCAGCCAACTCACCCagctggccacgccccccgcccaTGCCTCGCACCTGCAGCAGCTGAATAAGTTGCAGCAACTCTACCCTCCACGGAGTTTTGGCCATCCCGCGTTGCCCATCGCGGGAGTGACGCTGATGCCGCAGCTCTGCCATCCTATCCTGCATCAAAACCTCAGTGCCACTCTGTACGCGGGTCCACCGAATGGCATCAAGCAGGAGTACGGTCAGGATATCTCCGCCTCGGCAATGGCAGCAGCACAAGCGGCGGCCTTGGCATCGCTGAGGaatccccagcagcagcagcatcaagATGATTCCGAAATGGTTATAAACCTTGAACCCGAAATCGTACTCCAAACCGGACCTGACTTGAATCCCGCccagccgccgccgcagcaACAGCATCATTTCAGCgcccatcagcagcagcaacagcaacaacagcagcagcaacatcatctccagcagcagcagcattgcAACATGTTCCAGCATATGGCTCCCCAGGCGCACATGCAGCACATGCG
This window contains:
- the LOC108033978 gene encoding transcription factor SPT20 homolog isoform X1; amino-acid sequence: METARMETAMETHFMAKMGKWMTPEEEARQKFIMRERDRERKRIKRMNPEYRQMERERDRFRKLTPRPSLMTPEEEARHKFIMRERDRERKRIKRLNPEYRRMERERDRFRKKARRANLTPEEELRLKMIQRERDRERKRIKRMNPEYRRLEQERDRDRKKARRANEAFRQLEKLRDKIRKDRKKGLLVTDPTQLPPEFAAMIPPVPVVKPEVGVPPAPPQSQQQTTPLLQQQQPLQQHQQVPQQQHQQPPPTHLQEQQLSHQLAHQRNRMMSSQLTQLATPPAHASHLQQLNKLQQLYPPRSFGHPALPIAGVTLMPQLCHPILHQNLSATLYAGPPNGIKQEYGQDISASAMAAAQAAALASLRNPQQQQHQDDSEMVINLEPEIVLQTGPDLNPAQPPPQQQHHFSAHQQQQQQQQQQQHHLQQQQHCNMFQHMAPQAHMQHMRSLPPPPPPPSLSLPPLPPPPPATHQQQQQQQQPAPPQQLQHAPQ
- the LOC108033978 gene encoding putative mediator of RNA polymerase II transcription subunit 12 isoform X2, with protein sequence METARMETAMETHFMAKMGKWMTPEEEARQKFIMRERDRERKRIKRMNPEYRQMERERDRFRKLTPRPSLMTPEEEARHKFIMRERDRERKRIKRLNPEYRRMERERDRFRKKLTPEEELRLKMIQRERDRERKRIKRMNPEYRRLEQERDRDRKKARRANEAFRQLEKLRDKIRKDRKKGLLVTDPTQLPPEFAAMIPPVPVVKPEVGVPPAPPQSQQQTTPLLQQQQPLQQHQQVPQQQHQQPPPTHLQEQQLSHQLAHQRNRMMSSQLTQLATPPAHASHLQQLNKLQQLYPPRSFGHPALPIAGVTLMPQLCHPILHQNLSATLYAGPPNGIKQEYGQDISASAMAAAQAAALASLRNPQQQQHQDDSEMVINLEPEIVLQTGPDLNPAQPPPQQQHHFSAHQQQQQQQQQQQHHLQQQQHCNMFQHMAPQAHMQHMRSLPPPPPPPSLSLPPLPPPPPATHQQQQQQQQPAPPQQLQHAPQ
- the LOC108033978 gene encoding putative mediator of RNA polymerase II transcription subunit 12 isoform X3, with translation METARMETAMETHFMAKMGKWMTPEEEARQKFIMRERDRERKRIKRMNPEYRQMERERDRFRKLTPRPSLTPEEELRLKMIQRERDRERKRIKRMNPEYRRLEQERDRDRKKARRANEAFRQLEKLRDKIRKDRKKGLLVTDPTQLPPEFAAMIPPVPVVKPEVGVPPAPPQSQQQTTPLLQQQQPLQQHQQVPQQQHQQPPPTHLQEQQLSHQLAHQRNRMMSSQLTQLATPPAHASHLQQLNKLQQLYPPRSFGHPALPIAGVTLMPQLCHPILHQNLSATLYAGPPNGIKQEYGQDISASAMAAAQAAALASLRNPQQQQHQDDSEMVINLEPEIVLQTGPDLNPAQPPPQQQHHFSAHQQQQQQQQQQQHHLQQQQHCNMFQHMAPQAHMQHMRSLPPPPPPPSLSLPPLPPPPPATHQQQQQQQQPAPPQQLQHAPQ
- the LOC108033978 gene encoding uncharacterized protein LOC108033978 isoform X5: METARMETAMETHFMAKMGKWMTPEEEARQKFIMRERDRERKRIKRMNPEYRQMERERDRFRKLTPRPSLMTPEEEARHKFIMRERDRERKRIKRLNPEYRRMERERDRFRKKARRANVAFFQYPILSIISLSHTRTIAHSNHTTPTHSHGLRLGVDPRGGAATEDDPKGAGSREETDQANEPGVQEAGAGT
- the LOC108033978 gene encoding transcription factor SPT20 homolog isoform X4 yields the protein MIQRERDRERKRIKRMNPEYRRLEQERDRDRKKARRANEAFRQLEKLRDKIRKDRKKGLLVTDPTQLPPEFAAMIPPVPVVKPEVGVPPAPPQSQQQTTPLLQQQQPLQQHQQVPQQQHQQPPPTHLQEQQLSHQLAHQRNRMMSSQLTQLATPPAHASHLQQLNKLQQLYPPRSFGHPALPIAGVTLMPQLCHPILHQNLSATLYAGPPNGIKQEYGQDISASAMAAAQAAALASLRNPQQQQHQDDSEMVINLEPEIVLQTGPDLNPAQPPPQQQHHFSAHQQQQQQQQQQQHHLQQQQHCNMFQHMAPQAHMQHMRSLPPPPPPPSLSLPPLPPPPPATHQQQQQQQQPAPPQQLQHAPQ